The uncultured Cohaesibacter sp. genome window below encodes:
- a CDS encoding TetR/AcrR family transcriptional regulator, producing the protein MSEKKTRRRGEALEHAILDAAWEEVVVHGFQHYTVEGVVKRAKTSRSVVYRRWSNKIELFEAALLHYFQQNRPSVPDQGSLRDDLINLLDQVCNMRGHMMMILASQLVDYYRETSVRPADLREKIILASNSVLDRILFRAVERGEISSQPLPARLKHLPFDLLRSEFFMTWQQPDKSKIIEIVDMIVMPVIEYQQKLLMEEAMQTYALSR; encoded by the coding sequence GTGAGCGAGAAGAAGACAAGGCGCCGAGGCGAAGCCCTCGAGCATGCCATTCTGGACGCCGCCTGGGAGGAAGTGGTCGTTCACGGGTTCCAGCATTATACGGTGGAGGGCGTGGTCAAGCGCGCCAAGACCAGCCGATCTGTTGTGTATCGGCGCTGGTCCAACAAGATTGAGCTTTTTGAAGCTGCACTGCTGCACTATTTCCAGCAAAACAGGCCATCGGTTCCGGATCAGGGATCGCTGAGGGATGATCTGATAAATCTGCTGGATCAAGTTTGCAACATGCGCGGACACATGATGATGATTCTCGCCTCGCAGCTGGTCGACTATTACCGGGAAACCTCCGTCCGGCCTGCTGATCTGAGGGAGAAAATCATCCTTGCCAGCAACTCTGTGCTCGACCGGATCCTCTTCAGAGCCGTGGAGCGTGGAGAAATCAGTTCTCAGCCTCTGCCCGCACGGCTCAAGCATCTGCCGTTTGATCTGTTGCGGAGCGAGTTTTTCATGACATGGCAGCAGCCGGATAAATCCAAGATCATCGAGATCGTTGACATGATCGTGATGCCCGTCATCGAGTATCAGCAGAAATTGCTGATGGAGGAGGCCATGCAGACCTATGCGCTGTCCCGATAG
- a CDS encoding methyl-accepting chemotaxis protein: protein MFGLGKKKEETGPSMNDLVAVAMEGSPSGIYINCLAPGREGIVYANKAFLRASGFASLQAVQSRPVEQLLAKEQYGSKPVSEMTRMVEEAIRKSGKWSGRSIYNKADGGSFGALTDVSIAVIDGVPYACAVLQDAENSEAAFNRNRKFQALSGTFQNSVGNVAQSIETAAGDLQGTAEQMIGDARRTSGETSALFSLTNQTVENMRSVQAATEELSASIEEIGRQVSTSTQVVHEASGQAEATTNVVSELATSASRIGDVIRLIQEIAEQTNLLALNATIEAARAGEAGRGFAVVAAEVKDLANQTAKATEEISGQVSAIQTSTSQTVSAIEKIAGTITHINDISSSIATAVEQQSSAAKEIADNVIQASGGAEKINNALQGVERSARETEAAAKLVSERSGHLSGQSNDLSQHAGKFLSALDETYQAL, encoded by the coding sequence ATGTTTGGGCTAGGGAAAAAGAAGGAAGAAACCGGACCTTCCATGAATGATCTGGTGGCGGTTGCCATGGAAGGATCTCCATCCGGAATTTATATCAATTGCCTGGCGCCCGGTCGCGAAGGCATTGTCTATGCCAACAAGGCTTTTCTGAGGGCTTCCGGCTTTGCTTCTCTTCAGGCGGTTCAGAGCCGTCCGGTTGAACAACTTCTGGCCAAGGAACAATATGGCAGCAAACCGGTGTCGGAGATGACCCGGATGGTCGAGGAAGCGATCAGGAAAAGTGGCAAGTGGTCTGGCCGCTCCATCTACAACAAGGCCGATGGCGGCAGTTTTGGTGCGCTGACCGACGTGTCAATCGCCGTGATCGATGGCGTGCCCTATGCCTGTGCCGTCTTGCAGGATGCCGAAAACAGCGAAGCCGCCTTCAACCGGAACCGCAAGTTTCAGGCTCTGTCCGGAACCTTCCAGAACAGTGTCGGCAATGTGGCCCAGTCCATCGAGACAGCCGCAGGTGACCTGCAGGGCACGGCCGAGCAGATGATCGGGGATGCCCGCCGTACCAGTGGCGAAACCTCGGCTCTGTTCTCACTGACCAATCAGACCGTTGAGAACATGCGCTCTGTTCAGGCCGCAACCGAAGAGCTTTCCGCATCCATCGAAGAGATTGGGCGACAGGTTTCAACCTCCACGCAGGTGGTGCATGAGGCATCGGGACAGGCAGAGGCAACGACCAATGTGGTCAGCGAACTGGCTACATCGGCAAGCCGCATCGGCGATGTCATCCGCCTCATTCAGGAAATTGCCGAACAGACCAACCTGCTGGCCCTCAACGCCACGATCGAGGCGGCACGTGCGGGTGAAGCCGGGCGGGGTTTTGCTGTCGTGGCAGCAGAGGTGAAGGATCTGGCAAACCAGACTGCGAAGGCAACCGAGGAAATTTCCGGGCAGGTTTCGGCGATCCAGACGTCAACCAGCCAGACCGTTTCCGCGATCGAGAAAATTGCTGGCACGATCACCCACATAAACGACATTTCCTCGTCCATCGCCACGGCTGTTGAGCAGCAGTCATCCGCAGCCAAGGAGATCGCCGACAATGTGATCCAGGCCTCTGGCGGCGCCGAGAAGATCAACAATGCCCTTCAGGGCGTCGAGCGGTCAGCACGGGAAACCGAGGCGGCGGCGAAACTGGTCTCCGAGCGGTCCGGTCATCTGAGCGGCCAGTCCAATGATCTCAGCCAGCATGCAGGCAAGTTCCTTAGCGCACTGGACGAAACCTATCAGGCTCTTTGA
- a CDS encoding MFS transporter, translating to MKQITPFILVLAAFGIQLSSGINYITFPLVLQSQGVTNALIGFVMSCDILALIVFSSRISTVVRKFGVINTIIICSITRFAVVYFLSDNDMIIGWIGGMFLYGLTTSALLVVLQTWLNMVSAGKLKGLIMGLYSSALSLGVALAPILLRLTDMHSHMPFLLSGAISLVVLLIMLTVLKSRPSFHTDKRARIGFVFRHARLIMLSAVVGGFCFFGLPSFLTIYGIKNGLKAEDAALLLTMFMLGSVTLGMLVSTASAFMNHYRLVCICVCTSVFCASFLSLAIYSHLLVALGLLYLWGGCMGGIYALGLNIIGEQFRREDQMSANMTYTLMDAIGGMVGLCIIGTSMDVIGAEGLSYTIVIAAMIYLIYLFAALGSRLNPEGSEATV from the coding sequence ATGAAACAGATCACACCCTTCATTCTGGTGCTCGCAGCCTTTGGCATTCAACTCTCCTCGGGTATCAACTACATCACCTTTCCGCTGGTGCTGCAGTCGCAAGGCGTGACCAATGCACTGATCGGCTTCGTGATGTCATGCGACATCCTTGCCCTGATTGTCTTCTCCAGCCGCATATCGACGGTCGTCAGAAAATTCGGCGTCATCAACACCATTATCATCTGCTCGATCACCCGCTTCGCCGTGGTCTATTTTCTTTCGGACAACGACATGATCATCGGCTGGATTGGCGGCATGTTTCTCTATGGCCTGACTACCAGTGCGTTGCTGGTCGTCCTGCAGACATGGCTCAACATGGTCTCGGCAGGCAAACTGAAAGGGTTGATCATGGGGCTCTATTCATCGGCCCTGTCTTTGGGTGTTGCTCTTGCCCCGATCCTGCTACGCCTTACCGACATGCACAGCCACATGCCGTTCCTTCTGAGTGGAGCGATCTCGCTCGTGGTGCTGCTTATAATGCTGACCGTGCTCAAGAGCCGCCCCTCCTTCCATACGGACAAGAGGGCCCGCATCGGCTTCGTATTCAGGCATGCAAGGCTGATCATGCTCTCGGCTGTCGTTGGTGGCTTCTGTTTCTTCGGCCTGCCATCGTTCCTGACCATCTATGGCATCAAGAACGGCCTCAAGGCTGAAGATGCCGCGCTGCTGCTGACCATGTTCATGCTCGGCAGCGTGACCCTCGGCATGCTGGTCAGCACGGCCTCCGCCTTCATGAACCACTATCGTCTGGTCTGCATCTGCGTCTGCACTTCGGTCTTCTGCGCCTCTTTCCTGTCGCTGGCCATCTACTCCCACCTGCTGGTGGCTCTGGGGCTGCTCTATCTGTGGGGCGGCTGTATGGGAGGCATCTACGCTCTTGGGCTGAACATCATCGGCGAACAGTTCCGCCGGGAAGACCAGATGTCCGCCAACATGACCTATACGCTGATGGACGCCATCGGCGGCATGGTCGGGCTGTGCATCATCGGAACCAGCATGGATGTTATTGGCGCGGAGGGTCTGTCCTATACCATCGTAATTGCCGCCATGATCTATCTGATCTATCTCTTTGCGGCGCTCGGGTCTCGCCTCAACCCCGAAGGATCAGAGGCAACGGTGTGA
- a CDS encoding PDC sensor domain-containing protein yields the protein MEIIKTRPRLEAIILSSLVVSLICFLAFLIYSKSEDVLEKEIKIGLLSNVSAAATTINGDLHRTFTARTARTDPAYLSAIEPLERIRQASTNIRYIYTNILKDGRVYFVLNPSPQNDNDGDGQPDQPPALMEPYNDAAPELIAALKTQKTVVSDPYTDKWGTFISAYAPFHDAEGRFVGVLGMDLQLDDFYQRIYPIRLAFEKTAFIVIFIGLIIGLLTWLSRKYTAWLAATNRALRKEMAQHDLRLATTTKGFVSLVEAIAGQTKETETARWINGWLAYFTVTANTSTDEDNFDLDTLLARVASAPVLKGGLELSRDAAIPQVLSGDRLCLEKLIVDLISRFQTVSRTDRTTLALYQQAEGVNDVLLRLTISAPTLAHPLSEADRTLAPDLTAAANHDPADLDFFTCIKTIRAMGGVVQWQQTGAATELVMDLTLRKCRETPLDENDLAADQQTGVAAE from the coding sequence ATGGAAATCATCAAGACGCGCCCCAGACTTGAGGCCATCATCCTCTCAAGCCTTGTGGTTTCCCTGATCTGCTTTCTGGCGTTTCTCATCTACAGCAAGTCCGAGGACGTGCTGGAGAAGGAAATCAAGATCGGCCTGCTCTCCAATGTCTCGGCGGCAGCAACAACCATCAACGGCGATCTGCACAGGACCTTCACGGCTCGCACAGCCCGCACCGATCCCGCCTATCTTTCCGCCATCGAACCATTGGAGAGAATCCGGCAGGCGTCCACCAACATCCGCTATATCTACACCAACATCCTCAAGGACGGTCGGGTCTATTTCGTCCTCAACCCGAGCCCCCAGAACGACAATGATGGCGATGGCCAGCCGGACCAGCCGCCAGCACTGATGGAACCCTATAACGATGCCGCACCGGAACTGATTGCGGCGCTCAAAACCCAGAAAACGGTTGTCTCTGACCCCTATACAGACAAATGGGGCACCTTCATTAGCGCCTATGCGCCCTTCCATGATGCGGAGGGACGCTTTGTCGGCGTGCTGGGCATGGACCTGCAACTCGATGATTTCTACCAGCGGATCTATCCCATACGCCTTGCCTTTGAAAAAACCGCCTTCATCGTCATTTTCATCGGCCTGATCATCGGCCTGCTGACTTGGCTTTCACGCAAATACACTGCCTGGCTTGCGGCAACAAACAGAGCTCTGCGCAAAGAGATGGCCCAGCACGACCTGCGCCTCGCGACAACGACCAAGGGCTTCGTTTCGCTTGTCGAAGCCATCGCCGGGCAGACGAAAGAGACAGAAACAGCCCGCTGGATCAATGGCTGGCTTGCCTATTTCACGGTGACAGCCAACACGTCAACCGATGAAGACAATTTCGATCTGGACACCCTGCTAGCGCGAGTCGCCTCCGCCCCTGTCCTGAAGGGCGGTTTGGAGCTTTCAAGAGATGCCGCGATCCCGCAAGTCCTTTCGGGCGATCGGCTGTGCCTTGAAAAACTTATTGTCGACCTCATCAGCCGTTTTCAGACCGTTAGCAGGACTGACCGGACAACCCTTGCACTTTACCAACAGGCAGAAGGCGTGAACGACGTCCTGCTGCGCCTGACCATAAGCGCCCCCACGCTTGCCCATCCTCTCTCCGAGGCGGACAGGACACTTGCGCCAGACCTCACGGCTGCGGCAAACCACGACCCAGCAGATCTCGACTTTTTCACCTGTATCAAGACCATCCGTGCGATGGGCGGCGTGGTCCAGTGGCAGCAAACGGGGGCAGCGACAGAGCTCGTCATGGACCTCACGCTCCGCAAGTGCCGCGAAACCCCTCTTGATGAAAATGACCTTGCCGCAGATCAGCAAACCGGGGTTGCTGCCGAATGA